DNA from Neoarius graeffei isolate fNeoGra1 chromosome 17, fNeoGra1.pri, whole genome shotgun sequence:
CAAAGCCTTCATAAGCCAATGTTTTACATTTTGTTCAGCCTTCCTTTGGCAGATTTAATGGCAATTACATGTGCCTTGCCCAGAGTGCTTCTGGATATtgtaacccagacaaatatggtCTATTATCCAACATGTGTCCTGCAGGGGGTTTTGCTTCATTCCTATGGAGGTAGTGTACTTTTTATCCTGGCAGCCATGTCATTTGATCGCTACATTGCAATATGCAAGCCACTGAGGTATAACTCTATCATGAGTCCATACACAGTTGGTGGTGTGATAGCTCTGGCTTGGGGCCTTGACATTTCCATGATTGTTGTGTTGTTTGCTCTTCAGGCAAGATTTCCAAAATGTAACACAATCATTTTTAATGTGTATTGTAGCAATAGTGCACTGTTAAGTCTTTCGTGTGGTGGTGACTTTACTGTGAACAATGTTTATGGATTAACTATAACTGGAGTTATGCATGGCGTTAGTGTGACTATTCAATTATTCTCCTATGTACAAATTCTTAAAGCCTGTCTTTCCCACACACAAACTAATGTCAGAAGTAAGGCTGTAAACACATGTTTAGCACAGATAATTACCTTTGTTCTGTATGAAATA
Protein-coding regions in this window:
- the LOC132901188 gene encoding olfactory receptor 52B2-like, producing the protein MEQLFYNTTFSFNLQIARFDVPPQAIYPVFITGALIYLFAVFCNVIILALIVTQQSLHKPMFYILFSLPLADLMAITCALPRVLLDIVTQTNMVYYPTCVLQGVLLHSYGGSVLFILAAMSFDRYIAICKPLRYNSIMSPYTVGGVIALAWGLDISMIVVLFALQARFPKCNTIIFNVYCSNSALLSLSCGGDFTVNNVYGLTITGVMHGVSVTIQLFSYVQILKACLSHTQTNVRSKAVNTCLAQIITFVLYEIVAIFTIVSYRFQNIPPNARQICGLMIFTVLPIINPIIYGMKTKDIRNSFVIVLKKQKVAFT